A part of Hippopotamus amphibius kiboko isolate mHipAmp2 chromosome 16, mHipAmp2.hap2, whole genome shotgun sequence genomic DNA contains:
- the SULT2B1 gene encoding sulfotransferase 2B1 isoform X2, producing the protein MRSKQRNLGSQNLSGEYFRYKGILFPMGIYSPESISFAENAEVRDDDIFIITYPKSGTHWMIEILSLILKDGDPSWSRSVPIWKRSPWCEAVVDAFSHPNQPSPRLLSSHLPIQLFIKAFFTSKAKVIYMGRNPRDVAVSLYHYSKIARQLKDPGTPDQFLKNFLKGEVPFGSWFDHIKGWIRMQGKENFLFITYEELQQDLHSSVQRICQFLGRPLGEEALESVIAHSAFEAMKANNMSNFSLLPLSMLDQRHGAFLRKGVCGDWKNHFTVAQSEAFDRVYREQMHGLPTFPWDVDPEDACPNPDPSPDLSPSPDQASEPPHPLP; encoded by the exons CCAGAATTTGTCCGGCGAATACTTCAGGTATAAAGGCATCCTCTTCCCCATGGGCATCTACTCACCTGAGAGCATCAGCTTCGCAGAGAACGCCGAAGTGCGGGACGATGACATTTTTATCATCACCTACCCCAAGTCAG GCACCCATTGGATGATTGAAATCCTCAGCTTAATCCTGAAGGACGGAGACCCCTCGTGGAGCCGCTCGGTGCCCATCTGGAAGCGTTCGCCCTGGTGTGAGGCCGTTGTGGATGCCTTCAGCCACCCCAACCAGCCCAGCCCCCGCCTCTTGAGTTCCCACCTCCCCATCCAGCTCTTCATCAAGGCCTTCTTCACCTCCAAGgccaag GTGATCTACATGGGCCGGAACCCCCGCGACGTGGCGGTCTCGCTCTATCACTACTCCAAGATTGCCAGGCAGCTGAAGGACCCTGGCACGCCTGACCAGTTCCTGAAGAACTTCCTCAAAGGCGAAG TGCCGTTCGGCTCCTGGTTCGACCACATTAAGGGCTGGATTCGGATGCAGGGTAAAGAGAACTTCCTGTTTATCACCTACGAGGAGCTGCAGCAG GACCTCCATAGCTCCGTGCAGCGCATCTGCCAGTTCCTGGGCCGGCCGCTGGGCGAGGAGGCGCTGGAGTCCGTCATCGCACACTCGGCCTTCGAAGCCATGAAGGCCAACAACATGTCCAACTTCTCCCTGCTGCCCCTCAGCATGCTGGACCAGCGCCATGGTGCCTTCCTCCGGAAAG ggGTCTGCGGTGACTGGAAGAACCACTTCACGGTGGCGCAGAGTGAAGCCTTCGACCGCGTCTACCGCGAGCAGATGCACGGGCTGCCGACCTTCCCCTGGGACGTGGACCCCGAGGACGCCTGTCCGAACCCCGACCCCAGTCCCGACCTGAGCCCCAGCCCAGACCAGGCCTCCGAGCCACCCCACCCGTTACCCTGA
- the FAM83E gene encoding protein FAM83E, with amino-acid sequence MAASQLAALEGMESRAGGLPLTEASPSFLYSEGQRLALEALLSEGAEAFEACVRREGLQPFLSGDEIRGLAAVAEDWTAAKQEPGRAAEGATTTDGDSGSLTYWPGQSEEPVPVLRLGWPEDSAWKGITRAQLYTQPPGEGQPSLKELVRQEIQAAHKLVAVVMDIFTDPDLLSDLVDAATRRWVPVYLLLDRQQLPAFLTLAQQLGVNPWTTENLDIRVVRGCSFQSRWRRQVSGNVREKFVLLDGERVISGSYSFTWSDSRLHRGLVTLLTGEITDAFSREFRTLYAASWPLPPVPAPGPFVRAPGGLPLAHSRHHVARRCSVAPLMPPPPPEDSLAQRLAACRVFEGGRQQTPAVPGPALSDILRSVQRARTPSGPPARPSRSLWDLSRLSQLSGSSDGDNELKKSWGSKDTPAKALMRQRGAGGAPSGEVDSHPLARSQPRGGPLPLIPARHLRYLSPTRRRLDEDAVSNLPEYRGIWQPDRAAQPGLRGWP; translated from the exons ATGGCAGCCTCTCAGCTGGCAGCACTGGAAGGAATGGAGTCAAGGGCAGGGGGGCTGCCCCTGACGGAGGCCAGCCCCAGCTTCCTGTATTCCGAGGGCCAGCGGCTGGCGCTGGAGGCTCTGCTGAGCGAGGGCGCAGAGGCATTCGAGGCCTGCGTGCGGCGCGAGGGGCTGCAGCCCTTCCTGAGTGGGGATGAGATCCGGGGCCTGGCAGCGGTGGCTGAAGACTGGACAGCAGCAAAGCAGGAGCCCGGCAGGGCAGCAGAGGGAGCCACCACCACCGATGGGGACTCAGGCAGCCTGACCTACTGGCCTGGACAGTCAGAGGAGCCAGTGCCTGTGCTGCGGCTGGGCTGGCCGGAGGACTCAGCCTGGAAGGGTATCACCCGGGCGCAGCTGTACACCCAGCCGCCAGGCGAGGGCCAACCGTCCCTCAAGGAGCTAGTGCGCCAGGAAATCCAGGCTGCCCACAAG ctggtggccgtggtcatggacatcttCACTGACCCAGACCTGCTTTCGGATCTGGTGGACGCTGCCACACGCCGCTGGGTGCCCGTCTACCTGCTCCTGGACCGTCAGCAGCTGCCTGCCTTCCTGACGCTGGCCCAGCAACTGGGGGTGAACCCCTGGACCACTGAG AACCTGGACATCCGAGTCGTGCGGGGCTGCAGTTTCCAGAGCCGCTGGCGTCGGCAGGTGAGCGGCAACGTGCGAGAAAAGTTTGTGCTGCTGGACGGCGAGAGGGTCATCTCAGGATCCTACAG CTTCACATGGAGTGACTCACGCCTGCACCGCGGCCTGGTGACCCTGCTGACCGGTGAGATCACCGACGCCTTCAGCCGAGAGTTCCGGACCCTGTACGCGGCCTCCTGGCCGCTCCCGCCCGTGCCCGCCCCGGGCCCCTTTGTCAGGGCCCCGGGGGGTCTGCCGCTGGCTCACAGCCGGCACCACGTGGCCCGCCGCTGCTCCGTGGCCCCCCTGATGCCACCACCGCCGCCTGAGGACTCGCTGGCCCAACGCCTGGCCGCATGCCGAGTCTTCGAGGGGGGCAGGCAGCAGACCCCAGCTGTGCCCGGGCCAGCTCTTAGCGACATCCTGAGGAGCGTACAGCGTGCCCGGACCCCCAGTGGccccccggcccggcccagccGCTCCCTATGGGACCTGAGCCGCCTGTCCCAGCTGTCGGGCTCTAGTGACGGTGACAACGAG CTCAAGAAGTCCTGGGGCTCCAAGGACACCCCAGCCAAGGCCCTGATGAGGCAGCGGGGCGCCGGAGGGGCCCCCAGCGGTGAGGTAGACTCCCATCCGCTGGCCCGGTCCCAGCCCCGGGGTGGCCCCCTTCCCCTCATCCCTGCCCGCCACCTCCGCTATCTGTCCCCGACCCGAAGGAGGCTTGATGAAGATGCTGTGTCCAACCTCCCGGAATACAGAGGCATCTGGCAACCGGACCGGGCCGCCCAGCCAGGACTCAGGGGGTGGCCCTGA
- the SULT2B1 gene encoding sulfotransferase 2B1 isoform X1, whose translation MDQPAEPENQAAWDPYEENIPEISQNLSGEYFRYKGILFPMGIYSPESISFAENAEVRDDDIFIITYPKSGTHWMIEILSLILKDGDPSWSRSVPIWKRSPWCEAVVDAFSHPNQPSPRLLSSHLPIQLFIKAFFTSKAKVIYMGRNPRDVAVSLYHYSKIARQLKDPGTPDQFLKNFLKGEVPFGSWFDHIKGWIRMQGKENFLFITYEELQQDLHSSVQRICQFLGRPLGEEALESVIAHSAFEAMKANNMSNFSLLPLSMLDQRHGAFLRKGVCGDWKNHFTVAQSEAFDRVYREQMHGLPTFPWDVDPEDACPNPDPSPDLSPSPDQASEPPHPLP comes from the exons CCAGAATTTGTCCGGCGAATACTTCAGGTATAAAGGCATCCTCTTCCCCATGGGCATCTACTCACCTGAGAGCATCAGCTTCGCAGAGAACGCCGAAGTGCGGGACGATGACATTTTTATCATCACCTACCCCAAGTCAG GCACCCATTGGATGATTGAAATCCTCAGCTTAATCCTGAAGGACGGAGACCCCTCGTGGAGCCGCTCGGTGCCCATCTGGAAGCGTTCGCCCTGGTGTGAGGCCGTTGTGGATGCCTTCAGCCACCCCAACCAGCCCAGCCCCCGCCTCTTGAGTTCCCACCTCCCCATCCAGCTCTTCATCAAGGCCTTCTTCACCTCCAAGgccaag GTGATCTACATGGGCCGGAACCCCCGCGACGTGGCGGTCTCGCTCTATCACTACTCCAAGATTGCCAGGCAGCTGAAGGACCCTGGCACGCCTGACCAGTTCCTGAAGAACTTCCTCAAAGGCGAAG TGCCGTTCGGCTCCTGGTTCGACCACATTAAGGGCTGGATTCGGATGCAGGGTAAAGAGAACTTCCTGTTTATCACCTACGAGGAGCTGCAGCAG GACCTCCATAGCTCCGTGCAGCGCATCTGCCAGTTCCTGGGCCGGCCGCTGGGCGAGGAGGCGCTGGAGTCCGTCATCGCACACTCGGCCTTCGAAGCCATGAAGGCCAACAACATGTCCAACTTCTCCCTGCTGCCCCTCAGCATGCTGGACCAGCGCCATGGTGCCTTCCTCCGGAAAG ggGTCTGCGGTGACTGGAAGAACCACTTCACGGTGGCGCAGAGTGAAGCCTTCGACCGCGTCTACCGCGAGCAGATGCACGGGCTGCCGACCTTCCCCTGGGACGTGGACCCCGAGGACGCCTGTCCGAACCCCGACCCCAGTCCCGACCTGAGCCCCAGCCCAGACCAGGCCTCCGAGCCACCCCACCCGTTACCCTGA
- the RPL18 gene encoding 60S ribosomal protein L18 has protein sequence MGVDIRHNKDRKVRRKEPKSQDIYLRLLVKLYRFLARRTNSTFNQVVLKRLFMSRTNRPPLSLSRMIRKMKLPGREGKTAVVVGTVTDDVRVQEVPKLKVCALRVSSRARSRILKAGGKILTFDQLALDSPKGCGTVLLSGPRKGREVYRHFGKAPGTPHSHTKPYVRSKGRKFERARGRRASRGYKN, from the exons ATG GGAGTTGACATCCGCCACAACAAGGACCGAAAGGTTCGACGCAAGGAGCCCAAGAGCCAGGACATCTACCTAAGGCTGTTGGTCAAG CTGTACAGGTTTCTGGCCAGACGCACTAACTCCACCTTCAATCAAGTTGTACTGAAGAGGTTGTTTATGAGTCGCACCAACCGGCCACCTCTGTCCCTTTCCCGGATG ATCCGGAAAATGAAGCTTCCTGGCCGGGAAGGCAAAACAGCTGTGGTCGTGGGGACTGTAACTGATGATGTGCGTGTCCAGGAGGTGCCCAAACTGAAG GTGTGTGCTCTTCGGGTGAGCAGCCGTGCCCGGAGCCGCATCCTCAAGGCTGGCGGCAAGATCCTCACCTTCGACCAGCTGGCGCTGGACTCCCCCAAGGGCTGTGGCACTGTCCTCCTGTCTG GTCCTCGCAAGGGCCGAGAGGTGTACAGGCATTTTGGCAAGGCCCCAGGAACCCCGCATAGCCACACCAA ACCCTATGTACGCTCCAAGGGCCGGAAGTTCGAGCGCGCCAGAGGCCGACGGGCCAGCCGTGGCTACAAAAACTAA
- the SULT2B1 gene encoding sulfotransferase 2B1 isoform X3, with product MGIYSPESISFAENAEVRDDDIFIITYPKSGTHWMIEILSLILKDGDPSWSRSVPIWKRSPWCEAVVDAFSHPNQPSPRLLSSHLPIQLFIKAFFTSKAKVIYMGRNPRDVAVSLYHYSKIARQLKDPGTPDQFLKNFLKGEVPFGSWFDHIKGWIRMQGKENFLFITYEELQQDLHSSVQRICQFLGRPLGEEALESVIAHSAFEAMKANNMSNFSLLPLSMLDQRHGAFLRKGVCGDWKNHFTVAQSEAFDRVYREQMHGLPTFPWDVDPEDACPNPDPSPDLSPSPDQASEPPHPLP from the exons ATGGGCATCTACTCACCTGAGAGCATCAGCTTCGCAGAGAACGCCGAAGTGCGGGACGATGACATTTTTATCATCACCTACCCCAAGTCAG GCACCCATTGGATGATTGAAATCCTCAGCTTAATCCTGAAGGACGGAGACCCCTCGTGGAGCCGCTCGGTGCCCATCTGGAAGCGTTCGCCCTGGTGTGAGGCCGTTGTGGATGCCTTCAGCCACCCCAACCAGCCCAGCCCCCGCCTCTTGAGTTCCCACCTCCCCATCCAGCTCTTCATCAAGGCCTTCTTCACCTCCAAGgccaag GTGATCTACATGGGCCGGAACCCCCGCGACGTGGCGGTCTCGCTCTATCACTACTCCAAGATTGCCAGGCAGCTGAAGGACCCTGGCACGCCTGACCAGTTCCTGAAGAACTTCCTCAAAGGCGAAG TGCCGTTCGGCTCCTGGTTCGACCACATTAAGGGCTGGATTCGGATGCAGGGTAAAGAGAACTTCCTGTTTATCACCTACGAGGAGCTGCAGCAG GACCTCCATAGCTCCGTGCAGCGCATCTGCCAGTTCCTGGGCCGGCCGCTGGGCGAGGAGGCGCTGGAGTCCGTCATCGCACACTCGGCCTTCGAAGCCATGAAGGCCAACAACATGTCCAACTTCTCCCTGCTGCCCCTCAGCATGCTGGACCAGCGCCATGGTGCCTTCCTCCGGAAAG ggGTCTGCGGTGACTGGAAGAACCACTTCACGGTGGCGCAGAGTGAAGCCTTCGACCGCGTCTACCGCGAGCAGATGCACGGGCTGCCGACCTTCCCCTGGGACGTGGACCCCGAGGACGCCTGTCCGAACCCCGACCCCAGTCCCGACCTGAGCCCCAGCCCAGACCAGGCCTCCGAGCCACCCCACCCGTTACCCTGA
- the SPACA4 gene encoding sperm acrosome membrane-associated protein 4, whose translation MVLGWLLLLVMALPPGTAGVKHCVFCELTDSTTCPGTHMRCGDDEDCFTGHGVAPGVGPVINKGCVQATSCGHEEPISYMGVTYSLTTDCCTGHLCNGTPDPTGGQLVGATTGLALGVLLLLRHLL comes from the coding sequence ATGGTCCTCGGCTGGCTGCTGCTTCTGGTGATGGCTCTGCCCCCAGGCACGGCGGGCGTCAAGCACTGCGTCTTCTGTGAGCTGACCGACTCCACGACCTGTCCCGGCACCCACATGCGCTGTGGCGACGACGAGGACTGCTTCACAGGCCACGGGGTGGCCCCCGGCGTGGGCCCCGTCATCAACAAAGGCTGCGTGCAGGCCACCTCGTGTGGCCACGAGGAGCCCATCAGCTACATGGGTGTCACCTACAGCCTCACCACCGACTGCTGCACCGGCCACCTGTGTAACGGGACCCCCGACCCCACAGGCGGCCAACTGGTGGGGGCCACCACCGGCCTGGCGCTGGGCGTGCTGCTACTGCTTCGACATTTGCTGTGA